The Bradyrhizobium sp. WSM471 genome includes the window AACGCTCCAGAACAGAGCTCTGATCGCGTTGTGCAGGAGCTCATTTGATTTCGGATCTTGGCAGCGAATGCGTCCTGCCGAAATCTGCAGATCCAATCCGATTAGTCGCTCCGCCGCCGGATTGACGCGAACGACGTGGCCCGACCGGTCAAGCAGAAGTGCCGCGCGCTTTGAGAAATCGAAGGCACTTAGTGCTGATTCCCCTTTTGCCAGGCCGAGCGCTGCGCAAGTCTGAACGACCGAATCCAAACTGTTGGACAGCTCGGAAAGAGCTCGCAACTCTCTCGCGGAATAAGAACCTTGTTCTGGCGTCCTTTGTAGGCTCAAATTCCAAACTAGATCTTCCCGGCCGATCCGGACGCCTGCCCAACCGCTAAGATTACAGTTCCGAAGGAACTCTTGATAAAAAGGCGAACGCTTGCGTGCGTCTAATGGCATGCAGTCGTCGTCTGTCGCCACTCCATTGGCCAAGAAGGCGGCCTTTCCCCGGTAGCGCTCGTCGCGGCCTTGCCATCCGTCACTGACGTAAACATTTGCGCTGCGATCCATGGAAGGAGTAGCAGCAACGATAGGCAATGCTCCGACAACTGGTAACAGGACCGCGCCATACGACCCGGTGCATTCCGCCGCCGTCTGCAATGCCTCTGTCCAGAGAGAGGGATCGATCGCGGCGGCGGCCAACACGCGGCTAAGTCGCTGCAGATCAAAGGGTTCCATCCACCATTCCGACGTCGTCGAATGTGCCGCAGCACCTCTAAAGGCATAGCCCAATTGGGCCATGCTGCCTCAGGATATTCGCCTTATCAAGGGGTTGGGGTAGCCCCGCGAGACCCACTTCGGCAAGGCGAGAGCAAAATGACCATCATGGAAGTTGGCCACGGTCCTACAGGGGCTCGTAG containing:
- a CDS encoding helix-turn-helix transcriptional regulator; this encodes MEPFDLQRLSRVLAAAAIDPSLWTEALQTAAECTGSYGAVLLPVVGALPIVAATPSMDRSANVYVSDGWQGRDERYRGKAAFLANGVATDDDCMPLDARKRSPFYQEFLRNCNLSGWAGVRIGREDLVWNLSLQRTPEQGSYSARELRALSELSNSLDSVVQTCAALGLAKGESALSAFDFSKRAALLLDRSGHVVRVNPAAERLIGLDLQISAGRIRCQDPKSNELLHNAIRALFWSVEAFTIAPIVLQKVSGGRLVIYPMRLTGLTDSPLSLFHAILVISDTDLTQSAGMMTLREAFELTAAESRLAWALASGKDLESFAAERGLSKQTLRNQLKSVFMKTGTHRQAQLVMMLSNLVPEK